From the Micromonospora sediminicola genome, one window contains:
- a CDS encoding histidine phosphatase family protein: MAETVVHVLRHGEVHNPDGILYGRLPGFRLSELGVQMAKAAAQALAERTVVHVVASPLERAQQTAEPIAAQFGLSVGVDERLIESANWFEGKKVSPGDGSFRDPRNWWVLRDPVTPSWGEAYQVIAERMFAALHAARVAAEGREAVLVSHQLPIWTLRRHVERKRLWHDPRRRQCGLASLTSFHFDGAKIVGIGYSEPAAHLIAISPTARTAKGA, translated from the coding sequence ATGGCGGAGACGGTGGTACACGTGCTGCGGCACGGCGAGGTGCACAACCCGGACGGCATCCTCTACGGCCGGCTGCCCGGGTTCCGCCTCTCCGAGCTGGGCGTGCAGATGGCCAAGGCCGCCGCGCAGGCGCTGGCCGAGCGCACCGTGGTGCACGTGGTGGCCAGCCCGCTGGAACGCGCCCAGCAGACCGCCGAGCCGATCGCCGCCCAGTTCGGCCTCTCCGTCGGCGTCGACGAGCGGCTGATCGAGAGCGCGAACTGGTTCGAGGGCAAGAAGGTCTCGCCCGGCGACGGTTCCTTCCGCGACCCGCGCAACTGGTGGGTACTGCGGGACCCGGTCACCCCGTCCTGGGGTGAGGCCTACCAGGTGATCGCCGAGCGGATGTTCGCCGCGCTGCACGCCGCCCGGGTGGCCGCCGAGGGGCGCGAGGCGGTGCTCGTCTCGCACCAGCTGCCGATCTGGACGCTGCGCCGGCACGTCGAGCGCAAGCGGCTCTGGCACGACCCCCGCCGCCGGCAGTGCGGTCTGGCCAGCCTCACCTCGTTCCACTTCGACGGGGCGAAGATCGTCGGCATCGGCTACTCCGAGCCGGCCGCGCACCTGATCGCGATCTCGCCGACCGCCCGGACGGCCAAGGGGGCCTGA